In Thioalkalivibrio sp. XN279, a single window of DNA contains:
- a CDS encoding type II toxin-antitoxin system ParD family antitoxin has translation MATVRKTITVTDAQDDWIKAQVANGDFTNDSEYFRDLIRRDHEKERAVKAAIDKGMARGPSGCGVDAIWAEAEARYLASGG, from the coding sequence ATGGCAACCGTTCGGAAGACCATTACCGTGACTGACGCGCAGGATGACTGGATCAAGGCGCAGGTCGCCAACGGCGACTTCACTAACGACAGCGAGTATTTTCGCGATCTCATTCGTCGCGACCACGAAAAGGAGCGGGCGGTGAAGGCCGCAATTGACAAGGGGATGGCAAGAGGGCCGAGCGGCTGCGGTGTCGATGCCATCTGGGCCGAGGCCGAGGCACGTTACCTAGCCTCCGGCGGCTGA